The proteins below are encoded in one region of Lactuca sativa cultivar Salinas chromosome 3, Lsat_Salinas_v11, whole genome shotgun sequence:
- the LOC111891353 gene encoding homeobox-leucine zipper protein ATHB-54 translates to MEMEGGMMFEALLKNQSLSFHSPWVPNSFHEEKSNKKKQPENEENSDDDYEKCFRQPEKKRRLTVDQVQFLERSFEEENKLEPERKIQLAKELNLQPRQVAIWFQNRRARCKTKQLEKDYEILNSSYDKLKSEFDCLQKHNDTLKHEVEMLKEKLQQTEKGEKDSIPNEISTKESDSNAQEPNPSPFSVKSWSQEPKLVICKQEYANSVSTKSDIIDSYSDGNHSSFLEPCDSSNVFENQSDFSQDEEDNLTILRCPKIEYESYIDPNEGSLGYPIEDQPFWLWP, encoded by the exons ATGGAAATGGAAGGTGGAATGATGTTTGAAGCTTTGCTCAAAAATCAAAGCCTTTCTTTTCACTCCCCTTGGGTTCCCAATTCCTTTCATG aagaaaaatcaaataaaaagaaGCAACCGGAAAACGAGGAAAACTCCGACGATGACTACGAAAAATGTTTCCGGCAACCGGAGAAGAAAAGAAGGCTAACGGTGGATCAAGTTCAGTTTCTTGAAAGAAGTTTTGAGGAAGAGAATAAGCTCGAACCAGAAAGAAAAATTCAGCTTGCAAAAGAGCTTAATTTGCAGCCACGACAGGTCGCAATCTGGTTTCAAAATCGTCGAGCAAGATGCAAAACAAAGCAACTTGAAAAAGACTACGAGATCTTGAATTCAAGCTATGATAAACTCAAATCAGAGTTTGATTGTCTTCAAAAACACAATGACACATTGAAACATGAG GTTGAAATGCTCAAGGAGAAGTTACAACAAACGGAGAAAGGAGAAAAAGATTCAATCCCAAATGAAATTTCCACAAAAGAATCGGATTCAAATGCTCAAGAACCTAATCCAAGTCCTTTTTCGGTTAAATCTTGGAGTCAAGAACCAAAATTGGTGATATGCAAACAAGAATATGCGAATTCGGTTTCAACAAAAAGCGATATTATCGACTCTTATAGTGATGGGAACCATTCTTCATTTCTAGAGCCTTGTGATTCTTCAAATGTCTTTGAAAATCaatccgatttttcccaagaTGAAGAAGATAATTTGACTATTCTTCGGTGTCCAAAGATCGAATATGAGTCGTATATTGACCCAAACGAGGGTTCTTTAGGATACCCTATTGAAGATCAACCCTTTTGGCTTTGGCCTTGA